Proteins encoded together in one Plasmodium cynomolgi strain B DNA, chromosome 9, whole genome shotgun sequence window:
- a CDS encoding ABC transporter (putative): protein MIHSAIISIIIPRCDNLIFQHVSNRRFDHFGSLLLNCILVRIINMSLCGLRNYIFMVTSSDSLKEVKKILFQIYIHKDNEYYDQMDHSEIVNKITLEAHDFANIIPYYINPFIRNFFSIIFNFAYMFYLNYKLSRVIMSCFFISSLLTIISTKLKKRRIKSINREKTRNTKISLEALNNINVIKLFSTELYECSKYSQSLSDILCLQIKKERFNLVHMVVSKLFVLVTYVLILVKGGSLLRGNEIDRNTFTSFFFYINNIYSYIDILDYYIDICDIVNQYRHIIGLIKERAQERAQEQMRGKKQTQKQPQTQTQTGGGHVLPSESSPPDCDERSSSDCDESSFSNCDESSPSDRDSCPPPNNAAAKRVALQLDTTAERSESDVVLHFKNVFFKYKNTNKYVLKNLNFKILKNTNNIIVGKSGGGKSTLLKLMLNFYKCSKGKVYLYNKPINHYRGREIMDTVSYVQQDWKLLKGTIKENLTYGITDDCTNFDMLDLINISKCCTCHEYISRLRKRYETIISNRTELLTSSQKQKICIARALARNPKILLLDESTSAVDKDNERVIFQNIRQNSLFKNLTIIRITHKKANLDLADNIFVLKGKPL, encoded by the exons ATGATACACAGTGCAATTATTAGTATCATAATACCTCGTTGTGATAATTTAATATTCCAACATGTATCAAATAGGAGGTTTGACCATTTTGGAAGTCTTCTCCTAAATTGTATTCTGGTGAGAATTATTAACATGAGTTTGTGTGGACTGcgtaattatatttttatggttACCAGCTCGGATTCCCTaaaggaagtgaaaaaaattttattccaaATTTATATCCATAAGGATAATGAATATTATGATCAAATGGATCACAGTGAAATTGTAAACAAAATAACGTTGGAGGCACATGATTTTGCAAATATCATCCCGTATTATATAAATCCATTTatacgaaattttttttctataatttttaattttgcatatatgttttaCTTGAATTATAAATTGTCTAGAGTCATTATGAGttgctttttcatttcttccctcCTTACGATTATTTCTACCAAGTTGAAGAAGAGGAGAATTAAATCGATAAACAGGGAGAAGACGAGAAACACTAAAATATCGTTGGAGGCCCTGAACAATATAAATGTGATAAAACTGTTCAGTACTGAACTGTATGAGTGTAGCAAATATTCGCAATCGTTAAGTGACATTTTGTGTCTTCAAATTAAGAAGGAACGTTTTAACCTCGTCCACATGGTGGTGAGCAAACTATTTGTTTTGGTAACGTATGTACTCATTCTGGTTAAGGGGGGGAGTCTCTTAAGGGGCAACGAAATTGACAGGAACACCTTCAcgtcttttttcttttacataaataatatttactCGTACATAGATATCCTCGACTACTACATCGACATATGCGACATTGTGAATCAGTACCGCCACATCATCGGCCTGATCAAGGAGCGGGCGCAGGAGCGGGCGCAGGAGCAGAtgcgggggaagaagcagacgcAGAAGCAGCCTCAGACCCAGACGCAGACAGGGGGGGGGCACGTTTTGCCTTCTGAGAGTAGCCCCCCCGACTGCGATGAGAGAAGCTCCTCCGACTGCGATGAGAGTAGCTTCTCCAACTGCGACGAGAGCAGCCCCTCCGACCGCGACAGCTGTCCCCCCCCTAACAACGCAGCTGCGAAGCGAGTCGCTCTACAATTGGACACCACCGCGGAAAGAAGCGAATCCGACGTGGTGCTGCACTTCAAGAACGTCTTCTTCAAGtacaaaaatacaaacaaatacgttttgaaaaatcttaatttcaaaattttaaaaaacacaaataatATCATCGTGGGAAaaagtggaggaggaaaatcAACACTACTCAAGCTGAtgctaaatttttacaaatgctCTAAGGGGAAGGTGTATCTTTATAACAAGCCAATTAACCATTACAGGGGAAGAGAAATTATGGACACTGTTTCTTACGTCCAACAGGATTGGAAGCTACTTAAGGGGACGATAAAGGAAAATCTGACCTATGGAATCACAGATGATTGCACCAATTTTGACATGCTGGATTTGATTAATATTTCCAAGTGTTGTACTTGTCATGAGTACATAAGCAGACTGAGGAAGAGGTACGAAACGATTATTTCGAATAGGACTGAATTGCTAACCTCCTCTCAAAAGCAGAAAATTTGCATAGCTAGAGCGCTAGCTAGGAATCCCAAG ATCCTCCTCTTGGATGAGTCCACCTCAGCCGTGGACAAGGACAACGAACGAGTCATTTTCCAAAACATAAGGCAGAACtcgctttttaaaaacctAACTATAATTCGCATAACGCATAAGAAGGCCAACTTAGACTTGGCAGACAATATTTTCGTTCTGAAGGGTAAGCCCCTCTga
- a CDS encoding hypothetical protein (putative) — translation MCVQHFSRLSNSNSFFLQQKRRNFVAIHNSAINNFLKKSLICNVCFNQYHALRQFTQLSNFFKLKKNVKYVHSFRSTDRKNSFLAKYFFYLTPKYHLQTQIRSAIKKKQNIRLIKRKKRKEHRNYFKYGIADNHKKGNSHPVLQLGEISQQRSCRAEGNQLINQNGETPRHALFGNNITRDRHTQLERHTQWERRTLWGRRTLWGRRTNVSSFHTKIIKYRRGANLRSAHLMGRKSRRSRQVETSNEPGKFPSSGTPPLYLQQRTRAHERGQPNGEDTYAQEKGASCEINPNGENLNGENPNGENPNGASPNKQVGNPPSYSAYNNAGHTNSSKKNDKLVTKKGDYYSCKDAEKPFEEKSHEKGEMNIKRHDLILVALSGCIPFICFGFVDNSFMIIAGDLFDSTFCVFLGFSTLAAAGLGNLTSDVLGIFIGGYIEKIIVYVGFPRINLTNKQLKMNRTRRYYYIGITNWKKKKRAKKKKKNNKIINVDKNLFHLVSNQLPNFVNSNYAFLFVVDQAARNFYSLVNTDIVRLPLDQDIIGHVYKSGKLINYESGSLMKNFAHSYKSHTQKEEVGEDMHTSGGADGGTKLSVTGEAPQGCRNNENSLHFLKNQDFYINSKRIE, via the exons CATTTCTCCCGTCTATCGAATAGCAACTCCTTTTTCTTAcaacagaaaaggagaaatttcGTCGCTATACACAATTCAGcaataaataatttcctaAAAAAGTCTTTAATCTGCAACGTGTGTTTCAATCAGTACCATGCGCTTCGGCAGTTCACTCAAttaagtaattttttcaaattaaaaaaaaacgtgaaatATGTGCACAGCTTCCGCTCCACGGATAGAAAAAACTCATTTCTCgcaaagtattttttttacctgactcCCAAGTACCACTTACAAACTCAGATAAGAAGCgccattaaaaaaaagcaaaacattCGTTTAAttaagaggaagaaaaggaaggaacATCGCAACTATTTTAAGTATGGCATAGCGGACaatcacaaaaaggggaattcaCATCCAGTTCTGCAGCTGGGGGAAATTTCACAACAGAGGAGCTGCAGGGCAGAGGGGAACCAACTGattaatcaaaatggagagactCCTCGACACGCCCTTTTTGGAAACAACATAACCCGGGACAGGCACACCCAATTGGAAAGGCACACCCAATGGGAAAGGCGCACCCTATGGGGAAGGCGCACCCTATGGGGAAGGCGCACCAACGTTAGCTCCTTTCACACGAAGATAATCAAATATCGAAGGGGGGCCAACCTGAGGAGTGCCCATCTGATGGGTAGAAAATCCAGAAGGAGTAGACAGGTCGAAACGTCGAACGAGCCGGGGAAATTCCCCTCCAGTGGGACCCCCCCTCTCTACCTTCAACAGAGGACGAGGGCGCATGAACGTGGTCAGCCAAACGGAGAAGACACGTACGCGCAGGAAAAAGGAGCAAGTTGCGAAATTAACCCAAATGGTGAAAATCTAAATGGTGAAAATCCAAATGGTGAAAACCCAAATGGCGCAAGCCCAAATAAGCAAGTGGGAAACCCACCCTCCTACAGTGCATACAACAACGCGGGCCACACAAActcaagcaaaaaaaacgacaaacTGGTGaccaaaaagggagactACTACAGCTGCAAAGATGCTGAAAAGCcgtttgaagaaaaatcccACGAGAAGGGAGAAATGAATATAAAGAGGCACGACTTAATCTTAGTAGCACTCTCAGGGTGCATCCCATTTATCTGTTTCGGCTTTGTTGATAACTCCTTTATGATTATTGCAGGGGACCTATTTGATTCTACCTTCTGCGTTTTTCTAGGATTCAGCACCCTAGCTGCAGCAGGCTTGGGTAATCTAACGAGCGATGTTTTGGGTATCTTCATTGGAGGGTACATAGAAAAAATCATTGTCTACGTAGGCTTCCCCAGGATAAACTTAACCAATAAACAActcaaaatgaacagaactAGACGCTATTACTACATCGGAA TaacaaattggaagaaaaaaaaaagagcaaaaaaaaaaaaaaaaaataataaaattatcaatGTGGATAAGAATCTCTTCCACTTGGTTTCCAATCAACTCCCAAACTTTGTAAATTCAAattatgcttttttatttgttgttGATCAAGCCGCTCGTAATTTTTACTCTCTGGTCAATACCGATATTGTGAGGTTACCCCTTGATCAGGACATCATTGGTCATGTATATAAAAGCGGGAAACTTATTAACTACGAAAGTGGGAGCCTCATGAAAAACTTCGCTCATTCGTATAAGTCGCATACGCAGAAGGAGGAAGTTGGGGAAGATATGCATACTAGTGGGGGAGCAGACGGAGGGACAAAACTATCCGTCACAGGGGAGGCACCCCAAGGATGTAGGAATAATGAAAATTCTCTgcattttctcaaaaatcaGGATTTCTACATCAACAGCAAGAGAATTGAA